GAGCGTCCACTCATTGGCTAAACACCAAACACTCCTCGGCCCACTGGGCCACGCCGACACCGTGCTGGTGATCGGTCTCGGCCGCTTCGGCTCGGCGCTCGCCATCTCGTTGGAGGAGATGGGTCACGACGTCATGGGGGTCGACCTCGACCCCAACCTCGTCGCCGACCACGCCAGCGCACTCAGCCACGTCCTCGAGGCCGACACCACCCGCCTGGAGACCTTGCGCCAGATCGGCGCCGAGGATGTGAGCGCGGCGGTGGTTGCCATCGGCACCGACATCGAGGCATCCATCCTGACCACCGCTGCGCTCGTCGACCTGGAGGTCCCGTCGATCTGGGCCAAGGCCCTCACCGAACCTC
Above is a genomic segment from Candidatus Microthrix parvicella Bio17-1 containing:
- a CDS encoding potassium channel family protein; translated protein: MAKHQTLLGPLGHADTVLVIGLGRFGSALAISLEEMGHDVMGVDLDPNLVADHASALSHVLEADTTRLETLRQIGAEDVSAAVVAIGTDIEASILTTAALVDLEVPSIWAKALTEPHARILERIGATEVVFPERDMGVRVAHQVTRRMIDWFQLDDGFALVEAAAPVSMIGKTLEQLKVRSRFGITVVSIKPMGAPFTYATADTVIGEGDILLVAANTDAAERFTRQK